The following are encoded in a window of Syntrophorhabdaceae bacterium genomic DNA:
- a CDS encoding cupin domain-containing protein, which translates to MTENFIPMGNEARAFTLKDLAAYQEHSVVSREIVRKPAGTMTVFAFAAGEGLSEHTAPFDAAVYLLEGEAQITIDGEPYSVREGEMIIMPANKPHALKAVTPYKMLLVMIK; encoded by the coding sequence ATGACGGAAAACTTTATCCCCATGGGAAATGAGGCCCGGGCATTCACGCTGAAGGATCTTGCCGCTTACCAGGAGCATTCCGTGGTCAGCCGGGAGATCGTCCGCAAACCGGCGGGAACGATGACCGTCTTCGCATTCGCTGCGGGAGAGGGCCTGAGCGAACACACGGCGCCCTTTGACGCGGCGGTATACCTGCTTGAAGGCGAGGCGCAGATCACCATCGACGGCGAGCCCTATTCCGTCAGGGAAGGGGAGATGATCATCATGCCGGCAAACAAGCCCCATGCGCTCAAAGCCGTCACCCCGTACAAGATGCTTCTTGTGATGATCAAGTAG
- the hydF gene encoding [FeFe] hydrogenase H-cluster maturation GTPase HydF produces MTDTTLNQTPRGSRLHIAIFGRRNAGKSSLINALTNQDIAIVSDVPGTTTDPVYKSMEILPIGPVVIIDTAGIDDVGELGRLRIEKALGVLDKTDLMLLVIDPAAGAGQFEEEVIGRAGENNVPVIIVLNKTDLYPQFRLGEGTPGAGLPVVGVSALSRQGIDELKMTMIKEAPKDFMAPTILGDLISPGDTVVLVVPIDLAAPKGRLILPQVQTIRDILDNDAMAYVVKERELKGALAKLKDKPRLVVTDSQAFLKVAADTPKDVPMTSFSILFARHKGNLATLVEGARTIENLSPGDRVLVSEACTHHRVEDDIGTVKIPRWLNQLVGGPLDYTWVSGPELPKDLSGYKLIIHCGACMINRKEMLHRLMVAKHAGVPIVNYGVLIAHVMGILERTLRPFPEVAEAMEDNS; encoded by the coding sequence GTGACCGATACAACACTCAATCAGACGCCGCGGGGAAGCCGCCTTCACATTGCCATCTTCGGCAGGCGCAATGCCGGCAAATCAAGTCTCATAAACGCCCTGACGAACCAGGACATCGCCATTGTTTCCGATGTCCCCGGAACCACGACGGACCCCGTCTACAAATCGATGGAGATACTGCCCATCGGGCCTGTCGTCATCATCGATACGGCGGGTATCGACGATGTGGGTGAACTGGGCAGGCTCCGTATTGAAAAGGCCCTGGGCGTTCTCGACAAGACGGACCTCATGCTCCTTGTCATTGATCCTGCCGCAGGTGCCGGGCAGTTCGAGGAGGAGGTCATAGGGAGAGCCGGGGAAAACAATGTTCCCGTCATTATCGTCCTCAACAAGACGGACCTCTATCCGCAATTCAGACTCGGTGAGGGCACCCCCGGTGCAGGCCTGCCTGTCGTCGGCGTAAGCGCCCTCAGCCGCCAGGGTATCGATGAATTGAAGATGACCATGATCAAGGAAGCACCGAAGGACTTCATGGCCCCGACCATCCTGGGGGACCTTATCTCTCCCGGTGACACGGTTGTGCTCGTTGTCCCCATTGACCTTGCGGCGCCAAAGGGGAGGCTCATCCTTCCCCAGGTCCAGACGATCCGCGACATCCTCGACAACGACGCCATGGCCTACGTGGTGAAGGAGCGGGAACTGAAGGGGGCGCTGGCAAAGCTGAAAGACAAACCTCGCCTTGTCGTCACCGATTCCCAGGCATTTCTGAAGGTTGCCGCAGATACACCGAAGGATGTTCCCATGACCTCCTTTTCGATACTTTTCGCGCGCCACAAGGGAAACCTTGCGACGCTTGTCGAAGGGGCAAGGACGATAGAGAACCTTTCTCCCGGCGACAGGGTCCTCGTATCCGAGGCCTGCACGCACCATCGCGTGGAGGACGATATCGGCACGGTGAAGATACCCAGATGGCTCAACCAGCTGGTCGGAGGGCCCCTGGACTACACGTGGGTAAGCGGGCCCGAACTGCCGAAAGACCTCTCGGGGTACAAATTGATCATACACTGCGGTGCCTGCATGATAAACCGCAAGGAGATGCTCCACCGGCTTATGGTTGCGAAGCACGCCGGGGTCCCCATCGTTAATTACGGAGTCCTCATTGCCCATGTCATGGGCATCCTCGAGCGAACCCTGAGGCCCTTCCCCGAGGTGGCCGAGGCCATGGAAGACAATAGCTGA
- a CDS encoding NADH-dependent [FeFe] hydrogenase, group A6 — protein sequence MMTKITIDGMPVEVEEGTSILDAAAQANIHIPTLCYLPEVQAIGACRVCLVEVEGNRTLQAACVSPVAKGQVIHTNTDRVRKARRFSVEMLLSNHPFECLSCAKNLHCDLQTLAYELGIGEVRFTGEKSGGRIDESSPSIRRDQSKCILCRRCVTVCQEIQSVTALYMQGRGFETRVEPAFDRDINDVACTNCGQCSIVCPVGAITEKEYIDDVWAALGDPAKFVVIQDAPAVRAALGEEFGYPPGTLVTGKMLAAARRLGFDRVFDTNFAADLTILEEGTELLTRVKKGGVLPMITSCSPGWIKFIEHFYPELLDHLSTCKSPHMMLGALTKTYFAEKAGIDPKDIVVVSVMPCTAKKFECNRPEMYDSGHKDVDYVLTTREFAKMIKQAGIDFQGLPEESYDDPMGEYTGAATIFGATGGVMEAALRTAYEVATGKVLEDVEFTAVRGLEGIKEATVPVEGIGDVRVAVAHGLGNARRLLERIRAGEANYHFIEVMACPGGCVGGGGQPIPVNNDIRMRRAQALYNEDCALTYRKSHENPSIKKIYEEYLGQPLGERSHHLLHTHYTPRSRF from the coding sequence ATGATGACAAAAATAACTATAGACGGCATGCCCGTCGAAGTTGAAGAGGGAACCTCTATACTCGACGCCGCCGCACAGGCGAATATCCACATACCCACTTTGTGCTACCTGCCTGAGGTCCAGGCGATAGGGGCATGCAGGGTATGCCTCGTCGAGGTCGAGGGCAACCGGACCCTCCAGGCGGCCTGCGTTTCACCCGTCGCAAAGGGGCAGGTCATTCACACCAATACGGACAGGGTCCGCAAGGCGAGGCGCTTTTCGGTGGAGATGCTTCTCTCGAACCACCCCTTTGAGTGCCTCAGCTGTGCGAAGAACCTTCATTGCGATCTTCAGACCCTTGCCTACGAACTGGGCATCGGGGAGGTCCGTTTCACCGGAGAGAAGAGCGGCGGCAGGATAGACGAGTCATCCCCGTCGATACGGCGGGACCAGAGCAAGTGCATCCTCTGCAGGCGCTGCGTAACGGTCTGCCAGGAGATACAGTCCGTGACGGCCCTGTACATGCAGGGAAGGGGCTTCGAGACACGGGTGGAGCCCGCCTTTGACCGCGACATCAACGATGTGGCCTGCACCAACTGCGGCCAGTGCTCCATCGTCTGCCCCGTTGGGGCCATAACGGAAAAGGAGTATATAGACGACGTCTGGGCCGCCCTCGGCGACCCGGCCAAATTCGTCGTCATCCAGGACGCGCCCGCGGTCAGGGCCGCCCTGGGCGAGGAGTTCGGTTATCCTCCCGGCACGCTGGTGACGGGCAAGATGCTGGCGGCGGCCCGCAGGCTGGGTTTCGACCGCGTCTTCGACACGAACTTTGCCGCCGACCTCACCATCCTGGAGGAAGGGACGGAACTGCTCACGCGCGTCAAGAAGGGCGGCGTCCTTCCGATGATCACAAGCTGCAGCCCGGGATGGATCAAGTTCATCGAACATTTCTACCCCGAACTCCTCGATCACCTCTCCACCTGCAAATCGCCGCACATGATGCTCGGCGCCCTGACGAAGACCTATTTCGCAGAAAAGGCCGGCATCGACCCGAAGGACATCGTTGTCGTCTCCGTGATGCCCTGCACGGCAAAGAAGTTCGAGTGCAACCGTCCCGAGATGTACGACAGCGGCCACAAGGATGTTGACTATGTCCTGACCACCCGCGAATTTGCCAAAATGATCAAACAGGCCGGCATTGACTTCCAGGGCCTTCCCGAAGAAAGCTACGATGATCCCATGGGTGAGTACACCGGGGCCGCCACGATCTTCGGGGCGACGGGCGGCGTCATGGAAGCGGCGCTTCGCACGGCCTATGAAGTGGCAACGGGCAAGGTCCTTGAAGATGTCGAGTTCACGGCTGTCAGGGGCCTCGAGGGGATAAAGGAAGCGACAGTTCCCGTTGAGGGAATAGGAGACGTGCGGGTTGCCGTGGCCCACGGTCTTGGAAACGCGCGCAGGCTCCTTGAGAGGATCAGGGCGGGAGAGGCGAACTATCATTTCATCGAGGTCATGGCCTGTCCCGGCGGATGCGTCGGCGGCGGCGGTCAACCCATCCCCGTCAACAACGATATCAGGATGAGAAGGGCACAGGCGCTCTACAACGAAGACTGCGCCCTCACCTATAGAAAGTCCCACGAGAACCCTTCCATCAAGAAGATCTACGAGGAATACCTCGGGCAGCCTCTCGGTGAGAGATCGCACCATCTTCTCCACACCCATTACACGCCGAGGAGCAGGTTCTAG
- a CDS encoding aspartate ammonia-lyase: protein MDDFRVERDLLGEVEVPAGAYWGIHTQRALRNFPVSSFPVPAELVGALAEVKQACAVANMQAGLLDGRIGGAIVAAAKEVAGGSLAREFVVDVFQGGAGTSTNMNMNEVLANRAIEILGGQKGDYTIVNPLSHVNLSQSTNDVYPTALKVAAIRLVIALSEAMARLQGALQKKEQEFAGILKLGRTEMQDAVPITLGQEFGAFAEAFARDRWRLFKVEERLRQVNLGGTAVGTGLNAKREYIYAAIDELQNITGLGIARAENMVDVTQNADTFAEVSGLVKAAAVNLAKVSSDMRLLSMGPRGGPAEIRLPALQEGSSIMPDKVNPVITEMAASVAFQVMSLDHAITLAASSGQLELNAFLPLIAFNLLTELRLLANAVSLFRTHLVEGVEADEGRCRRWLEESLCLAAALAPYIGHERAGEISKTAREEGKTIGEAAVEKGWFSKEEIDAIFQPRELTRPGIAGSGKVKRNKEG, encoded by the coding sequence ATGGATGATTTCAGGGTCGAACGTGATCTTCTCGGCGAGGTTGAGGTGCCCGCGGGAGCCTATTGGGGTATCCACACGCAAAGGGCGCTTCGGAACTTCCCCGTTTCCTCCTTTCCTGTACCTGCGGAATTGGTCGGCGCACTTGCCGAGGTGAAGCAGGCATGCGCCGTTGCCAATATGCAGGCGGGGCTCCTTGACGGCAGGATCGGCGGGGCGATCGTCGCCGCCGCGAAAGAGGTGGCGGGCGGCTCTCTTGCACGCGAGTTTGTCGTCGACGTCTTTCAGGGAGGGGCGGGGACATCGACGAACATGAACATGAACGAGGTGCTGGCCAACCGCGCCATAGAGATCCTGGGCGGACAAAAGGGTGATTACACCATCGTAAACCCCTTGAGTCACGTCAATCTTTCCCAATCTACCAATGACGTTTATCCGACGGCCTTGAAAGTTGCCGCCATCAGGCTGGTCATAGCCCTGAGCGAGGCCATGGCGCGTCTTCAGGGGGCACTTCAGAAGAAGGAACAGGAATTCGCCGGCATTCTCAAACTTGGCAGGACGGAGATGCAAGATGCCGTGCCTATCACGCTGGGTCAGGAATTCGGTGCCTTTGCCGAGGCCTTCGCCCGCGACAGATGGCGCCTTTTCAAGGTCGAGGAACGCCTGCGGCAGGTGAATCTCGGCGGCACCGCCGTCGGTACGGGTCTCAACGCGAAACGGGAATACATCTATGCGGCGATCGATGAGTTGCAGAACATCACGGGGCTTGGCATCGCCCGGGCGGAGAACATGGTGGACGTGACCCAGAATGCCGATACTTTCGCCGAGGTTTCAGGCCTTGTGAAGGCCGCCGCCGTCAACCTCGCCAAGGTGTCGTCCGATATGCGTCTTCTCTCTATGGGCCCCCGGGGCGGCCCTGCCGAGATAAGACTGCCCGCTCTCCAGGAGGGTTCCTCCATCATGCCCGACAAGGTGAACCCCGTCATCACCGAGATGGCTGCAAGCGTCGCTTTTCAAGTGATGAGCCTGGATCACGCCATCACCCTTGCGGCATCGTCGGGGCAGCTCGAACTCAATGCGTTCCTGCCTCTTATCGCCTTCAATCTCCTGACGGAACTGAGGCTCCTTGCAAATGCCGTCTCCCTCTTTCGCACTCACCTGGTGGAGGGGGTGGAAGCAGACGAGGGGCGCTGCAGACGATGGCTGGAGGAGAGCCTCTGTCTCGCTGCGGCGCTCGCCCCGTACATTGGCCATGAAAGGGCGGGCGAGATTTCGAAGACGGCCCGCGAGGAAGGAAAGACCATCGGCGAGGCCGCCGTCGAAAAAGGGTGGTTTTCAAAAGAAGAGATCGATGCCATTTTCCAGCCCCGCGAGTTGACAAGACCGGGCATAGCGGGATCCGGCAAGGTAAAGAGAAATAAGGAAGGATAA
- a CDS encoding NAD(P)-binding protein — translation MEVSRAHILVCAGAACVSSGCRQIRDAVVNKVIEQGLQNEIKVIETGCIGSCDLGPLALVYPEGVLYQKLTPADAEEIVTEHLLKGRIVERLLYKEAVTSKTIPSMKEIDFFKNQIKIVLRNCGVINPMNIEEYIARDGYLALGKALTSMTREEVIDEVLKSGLRGRGGGGFPTGLKWKFAFQSPGDVKYVVCNADEGDPGAFMDRSVLEGDPHSVIEAMAIAAYAIGAQQGFVYVRAEYPLAIERLNWAIGQAREYKFLGKDILETGFNFDLEIRIGAGAFVCGEETALMISIEGKRGEPRPRPPFPVVKGLFNAPTLLNNVETYANIAAIINNGAAWYAQYGTEKSKGTKVFALAGAVNNTGLVEVPMGTPLGDIVFNIGGGIKGGKKYKAAQLGGPSGGCIPINHLNVPVDYESVAELGAIVGSGGLIVADEDTCMVDFARFFLDFIQHESCGKCPPCRIGTKRMLEILKRITHGEGRVSDIDDLIELATRIKDAALCGLGQTAPNPVLSTLQYFKHEYMEHIVDKHCRAGVCSALFDAPCQNACPADQNAWGYVTLISEGKMKEAIAVIKESNPFPATLGRVCVHPCETKCRRTQIDAPISICSLKRFAADVDMKSAVRYKPAVEGPKGKKVAVIGAGPAGLAGAYFLAVKGYSVTVFEALPVAGGMLAVGIPDYRLPRNILDDEIRSITDVGVEIKYNMALGKEITTEKLFSEGYSAVLVATGAHKGQKLNIPGEETPGVLDGVTFLRDVNLGKTVKVEGKVAVIGGGNVAIDAARAALRLGASEVAILYRRERSDMPAYSEEIDEAENEGVSIHTLVAPKTIVAKDGKAAGVECARMSLGKFDRGGRRTPQAIDGSDFVVDAHMVIAAIGQTPDLSWMNGDGVKADKAGTVEVDTKTLATGAAGVFAAGDNVRGPATVVEAVGDGKTAAMAIDEYLGGDGKAPNAYREELVNMVVAYDEAHYQKELGRTAMPHLPVSKRNRNFNEVVLGYDQKAAVEEAKRCLHCYLRQTE, via the coding sequence ATGGAGGTATCTCGCGCTCACATATTGGTATGTGCTGGAGCTGCATGCGTCTCATCCGGCTGCCGTCAGATCAGGGACGCTGTTGTCAATAAGGTCATCGAGCAGGGTCTGCAGAACGAGATCAAGGTCATAGAGACAGGTTGCATCGGCTCCTGCGACCTCGGTCCTCTGGCACTTGTCTACCCGGAAGGGGTTCTCTATCAGAAACTCACGCCCGCGGACGCCGAAGAGATCGTTACCGAGCATCTTCTCAAGGGCAGGATAGTCGAGCGGCTGCTTTATAAGGAGGCCGTGACGTCAAAGACGATCCCCTCGATGAAGGAGATCGATTTTTTCAAGAACCAGATCAAGATCGTTCTTCGGAACTGCGGTGTCATCAACCCGATGAACATCGAGGAATATATTGCCCGGGACGGTTACCTGGCTCTTGGCAAGGCGCTGACCTCGATGACCAGGGAAGAGGTCATCGACGAAGTGCTCAAATCAGGTCTTCGCGGCCGCGGCGGCGGCGGGTTCCCGACGGGACTGAAATGGAAGTTTGCCTTCCAGTCGCCCGGCGACGTGAAATACGTGGTCTGTAACGCCGATGAAGGCGACCCCGGCGCGTTCATGGATCGCAGCGTTCTCGAAGGCGACCCCCACAGCGTCATAGAGGCGATGGCAATAGCCGCCTATGCGATAGGCGCCCAGCAGGGCTTCGTCTACGTCAGGGCAGAGTATCCTCTGGCCATCGAGCGCCTCAATTGGGCGATCGGACAGGCAAGGGAATACAAGTTCCTCGGAAAGGACATCCTCGAAACGGGCTTCAATTTCGATCTCGAGATCCGTATTGGGGCGGGTGCATTCGTTTGCGGCGAAGAGACGGCCCTCATGATATCCATCGAAGGCAAGCGCGGCGAACCACGTCCGAGACCGCCCTTTCCCGTGGTCAAGGGCCTTTTCAATGCTCCGACGCTCCTCAATAACGTTGAAACATATGCCAACATCGCCGCCATCATCAATAACGGGGCGGCCTGGTACGCCCAGTATGGAACTGAAAAGAGCAAGGGCACGAAGGTGTTCGCCCTCGCCGGCGCCGTCAACAACACCGGCCTTGTCGAAGTGCCCATGGGCACCCCGCTGGGCGACATCGTCTTCAACATCGGCGGCGGTATCAAGGGCGGCAAGAAATACAAGGCGGCACAGCTCGGCGGTCCTTCAGGCGGGTGCATCCCCATCAATCACCTGAATGTTCCCGTTGACTATGAATCCGTTGCCGAGCTTGGCGCCATCGTCGGGTCAGGCGGCCTCATCGTTGCTGACGAAGACACGTGCATGGTCGATTTCGCCCGGTTTTTCCTCGATTTCATACAGCATGAGTCATGCGGAAAGTGCCCGCCCTGCCGGATAGGCACAAAACGTATGCTGGAGATATTGAAAAGGATCACCCACGGCGAGGGAAGGGTGTCCGACATAGACGATCTCATCGAACTTGCAACACGTATAAAGGACGCAGCTCTCTGCGGCCTCGGCCAGACAGCCCCAAACCCCGTTTTGTCGACGCTCCAGTATTTCAAACACGAATACATGGAACACATCGTGGACAAGCATTGCCGGGCAGGCGTGTGCAGCGCCCTCTTTGACGCCCCCTGCCAGAACGCCTGTCCCGCCGACCAGAACGCCTGGGGATACGTTACGCTCATCAGCGAAGGCAAGATGAAGGAGGCCATCGCAGTCATCAAGGAATCGAATCCCTTCCCGGCAACTCTGGGCAGGGTCTGCGTTCATCCCTGCGAGACGAAATGCCGCAGGACGCAGATAGATGCCCCGATCTCCATTTGCTCACTGAAGCGTTTTGCCGCGGACGTGGACATGAAGTCTGCCGTCCGGTATAAACCGGCGGTGGAAGGACCGAAGGGCAAGAAGGTCGCCGTCATCGGTGCCGGCCCGGCCGGACTTGCGGGGGCCTACTTTCTTGCCGTAAAGGGCTATAGTGTTACGGTTTTCGAGGCCCTCCCCGTGGCGGGCGGTATGCTCGCGGTGGGAATCCCCGATTATCGTCTGCCCAGGAACATACTTGACGATGAGATCAGATCCATCACCGACGTTGGTGTGGAGATCAAATACAACATGGCCCTCGGAAAAGAGATAACAACAGAAAAACTCTTCAGCGAGGGATACAGCGCTGTCCTCGTTGCCACAGGTGCCCACAAGGGGCAGAAACTGAACATCCCCGGCGAAGAGACGCCGGGCGTGCTTGACGGAGTGACATTCCTGCGCGACGTGAATCTTGGCAAGACAGTGAAGGTCGAAGGCAAGGTCGCCGTCATCGGCGGCGGCAATGTCGCCATTGATGCCGCACGAGCGGCACTGCGGCTGGGAGCCAGCGAGGTCGCCATTCTCTACAGGCGCGAAAGATCGGACATGCCCGCATACAGTGAGGAGATTGACGAGGCCGAAAACGAGGGTGTCTCCATCCATACCCTTGTGGCGCCCAAGACCATCGTCGCTAAGGACGGAAAGGCTGCGGGTGTCGAGTGTGCGCGGATGAGTCTCGGGAAGTTCGACAGGGGCGGCAGGCGTACCCCCCAGGCCATTGACGGTTCGGATTTTGTCGTCGATGCGCACATGGTAATAGCCGCCATCGGTCAGACGCCCGACCTTTCATGGATGAACGGCGATGGTGTCAAGGCTGACAAGGCTGGGACCGTCGAGGTGGATACGAAGACCCTTGCCACGGGCGCCGCCGGTGTTTTCGCCGCCGGCGACAATGTCAGGGGGCCCGCCACGGTTGTTGAGGCTGTAGGTGACGGCAAGACGGCGGCCATGGCCATCGATGAATATCTCGGCGGCGATGGAAAGGCGCCGAATGCCTATCGTGAAGAGCTCGTCAACATGGTTGTGGCCTATGACGAAGCGCATTATCAGAAGGAATTGGGCAGAACAGCGATGCCGCACCTGCCTGTATCCAAACGGAACCGCAATTTCAACGAGGTCGTTCTCGGCTATGATCAAAAGGCCGCAGTGGAAGAGGCCAAGAGATGCCTCCACTGCTACCTCAGGCAAACCGAGTAA
- a CDS encoding AEC family transporter — protein sequence MSIILKIIPVVLIFLLGYALKRLNILKKEDGDLFLKVVYYIALPALVIISIAGIKLRLDFVYLPIAAVLVALTTTLISFLTGKVLRLPRATLGTFIVGSTIMNIGFTLPFFITAYGKEGLARITMFDFGHMAIIFTFVYWLACKHGTTRMYKKVMVKKLLLVPPMWALVIAVALNLMKVRIPFFIDDFLQMVGWMMTPLVMLALGLYFSPRVTRMRPVLSATFIRMVLGFASGLLLANLFGLEGLNRSIVMIGAAAPVGYTTLTFSYLEDLDKEFAASLISFSIIMGMIFTPLLILLQ from the coding sequence ATGAGCATTATCCTGAAGATAATCCCCGTTGTTCTCATATTCCTCCTCGGATATGCGCTTAAACGCCTGAATATCCTCAAGAAGGAGGACGGCGACCTTTTCCTTAAGGTGGTCTATTACATAGCGCTGCCTGCCCTGGTCATCATATCGATCGCGGGTATCAAGCTCCGCCTGGATTTCGTGTATCTGCCCATCGCCGCGGTCCTCGTGGCGTTGACGACCACGTTGATCTCGTTCTTGACCGGCAAGGTCCTTCGTCTTCCCCGGGCGACTCTGGGCACTTTCATTGTCGGATCGACGATAATGAACATAGGGTTCACCCTGCCGTTCTTCATCACGGCGTATGGGAAGGAAGGGCTGGCGAGGATAACCATGTTCGATTTTGGGCATATGGCCATCATTTTTACATTTGTATACTGGCTTGCATGCAAGCATGGCACAACCAGGATGTATAAGAAGGTAATGGTAAAGAAATTGCTCCTGGTGCCGCCCATGTGGGCGCTTGTGATAGCGGTTGCCCTTAACCTTATGAAGGTGCGGATCCCTTTCTTTATCGATGATTTTCTCCAGATGGTCGGCTGGATGATGACCCCGCTCGTCATGCTGGCGCTGGGACTCTATTTCAGTCCCAGGGTGACGAGGATGCGGCCCGTTCTTTCAGCGACCTTCATCAGGATGGTTCTTGGTTTTGCCTCGGGGCTCCTGCTCGCGAACCTCTTCGGACTCGAGGGGCTCAACAGGTCCATCGTGATGATAGGGGCCGCGGCTCCCGTCGGCTATACGACCCTCACATTTTCCTACCTTGAGGACCTGGATAAGGAATTTGCTGCAAGCCTCATATCCTTTTCCATAATCATGGGTATGATCTTCACCCCTTTGCTGATCCTGCTCCAGTAG